A segment of the Eleutherodactylus coqui strain aEleCoq1 chromosome 6, aEleCoq1.hap1, whole genome shotgun sequence genome:
TCTTGAACTAGATCCTATGAtggggtgtttaaaaaaaacaaaaaacaaacaggttttctaaaccagataACCCTTTTTAATTGCTCTTTCTCTGCCCTCCAGACAAAGTTTGTGCAGTGTCCTGATGGTGAGCTCCAAAAACGCAAGGAAGTGGTGCATACAGTGTCATTGCATGAAATCGATGTCATAAATAGCAGAACGCAGGGATTCCTTGCTCTCTTCTCTGGTATGTCTTTGAAAATGTTACCTATGTGATGTTAAATGcacttgtataaaaaagacagaTTATAGGGTGATGCCATCTACTGGCTAATCAATAAAAGTATCGCTccctataataattttttttccctggtTAACGCAGtaattcaggttttttttttttttttttttttttttttttttgctgtacgtcAAAATATTACCTGGAATGTGAGATTGTAGAGATGTCCACCTTTTATCATTTTCTGTATTGGTCAGCTTATATCATGAGCCAACTACTTACACGTTCAGGGTGCTGTGGACCGAACTGAATTGTATTACATCATTCTCGGAGCTGCAATATACAAGCTTTTCTCAAACCTGCACGCTCTTGGTTGAATGGAGTTGTCTGAACTTTCTGTTTATTGGCCCACGCTCCTTGTGGCTTATCGATGTTCATTATATGCTCATCCTTTTTCCAGATCTATAATTGGgtttgtgtttttctttgttagaggaGCAGTGAAGAGATTACCCTACCTAGACAACCATAAAAGCTGCCTCTGTTATCTGCTTATTTTTATGGGTCCATCTGCTGAATCCCCTGATGATGGGCTGCTGTTGTCAGGGGAAACTATAGACAGTTACTCCTTATAAGTTTAAATGTAGTATTATACATTGGCCTTTGAAATGTAATCTATGATCACATCAAGTCTCCCAAGTGGAGATCACTTTTACCTACAGCTGCTGCTGTGTAGGATCCTATATTTTAGCTACTTCTGTATGGACCTTGCGGTTCAGGGCTGTGGAATCAATAAGCCAAGCTCTGATTGACTCCTATACTTTGACTCTTTTGTAAATGATTCAGTGTATAATAACTGGTAATTTACTGTAGTTAAatggtaatatatatattttacttggAAGCTAGAGTTGGCACAGACGCCACCTAAAAgtgactcctcctcctcttcctcctcctccacagacctgATATTTTTGTAACTTGAGCACAATAGTTAGAGGAAGAACTAACCCAAAAtaccatttttttcttaaatgcagGCGATACAGGAGAAATTAAATCTGAGGTGCGAGAGCAGATTAATGCAAAGGTGGCAGAATGGCGAGAAGAAGGGAAAGCGGAGATCATTCCAGGGGTGAGTAGAAAAGCATTGATTCTTCTGATACATGCTACTTAGTAGTGACATATACAGATTTGTGTTGTGTGACCTTCAATGTCctcatagatttttatttttttttttgccttgctgtCTTGTTTTAGGTGCTTTTCATTGACGAAGTTCACATGCTAGATATTGAATGCTTTTCTTTCTTGAATCGGGCTTTGGAAAGCGACATGGCTCCAGTTCTCATTATGGCCACAAACAGGGGAATCACTCGGTAAGTTGCCAACGACTGACAATTCTTCTTGGCTTTTATATCATTATCTTTGCAGAGCAGTGCGCTCTTTTGAGGGAGGGAAGGCTATGTGAACCCAGGCACTAAGCTTTGTGAGTTATGAATATGGAGAACTTCTTCTAAAAAGGATGTATTAGTTGCTTATTTTTCTGTTTAAGGGCAATATcgggccgcgattcacggcccaatattgctctcgcaatccttctgaaaacctcaggttgtgaggtgttttcacatggaaacagccttacATCCCTGCGTAGCTATTGTATGCTGCAGTCTCAGGAGTTGAGTCCTCTCCATACACAATGCGTGACGGCTGTAAAATACAGCTGACTCTTGTCTATGGCAGCTGGGATCAATGAGAACTTGGATTCCAGCCATTTAATCATTTATATGCCACTGTCAGTGCTGATGGAGACATTTGAATTGCTGGACCAAGAAAGAGGGCACTCCCAATTACGTTCTCGTAACAATATTGCAAGGTGCCATTTTGTCTGCTATGTTAGGCTATTAAGCCTTTCTGAGTACAATACTGCAATACTAacttattgcagtatattgtacaagcaatcagACACTGAAAAGTTCAAATTCTATAGTTGGACAAAAAAAAAGCCTTAACATTTTTTAgtgatgtgtgattttattttttaaagcaatcCTTTTCACGGGCATTGCATCAAAAAAATCACTATGCCTGTAAAAGTTCATTCTATCAATATTACTACATTTATCCCTCAATGTCAGAATTGATTTAGTACATTAAATGGCATAATTGGAAAAATAATTTGTCCCTCAATAAATAAACCCTTTTTATAAGTATGTTGAGAGAAAAAGAAGTGTcatgattttttttgctgcacggGAGTTTTCTGACCTCCCCTGAGCTTGCCTTAGGACACCTGTACTATGATTTCATGGGTGTACCaacccagtcaaactccccacttGTTGCTGTCCTTGGAGCGGGTCCTCGGGCATTGTTCCTTACTGCTCGGAGCATCGCTATAAGCAGAATTTAAGCTTTGTCACTTAAGTGAATCTCTGCTTCTCCTAAAGGTCCTTAGACGCACTGAATTCTCGGGCCCAATGTAACGAGCACCAATTGACAAGTATGTTTGGCGATGCTTGTTTACTTTTCATTTTCACGGGCAGAAAATCGCTTAAGGGGATGAACAACGAACGTAACAATTATTCATCCCCATAGGCCGGCTGTACATCTTCCTGTTCAAACTGATCagccagcatttctgtgcttTCATAAAAATCCGCAGTCAGCCGATGACTTTCTTTACTGGTTAGTTGACTAATCGTTCCTTTTTATACGACCTGTCGAtcaccttttacacaggctgtgTAATCGGATGACCATTAGACTATGTAACTGGGCCTTAACACAACAGCCTAAACCAAGGTATGAATGGCCcttgctgcttttattttctcTCACTTCTAGACTTATTGTCTCTTTTGAATACAGTCTCTTCTCATGGACCAGTATTTGGGCAATTAGTGTTGTCAGGGAGAAAAATCTTTAAAGCTTCTTCACCGTGCTTGCTATACTGTAGATTCACTAAAAGTTGGCTTCTCCTTCAGGATCCGTGGCACCAATTACCAGAGTCCCCATGGTATCCCTATTGATTTATTGGACCGGTTACTGATCATCTCCACTTCACCATACAATGAGAAGGAAACCAAACAGATTCTGAAGATAAGGTAAGCGATACTATTTCTGTTATTGGGGCTGCACGAGAGAAGAGGGaacttttttgtttgcttttttttctcctctacccATAAACGACACCATTGTTATGGTTTGGTTGTCCGGTGTTGCAGCTTAACCCCATTTTAATAAATAGGGCTGAGTTCAGATATTCCCATTTTAGCATTTGATGGAATATAGCAATACTACATTTTTATTAGGCTGCTCTCACGTGGACGTATTGCCATTGCACTACTCCAAGAGCccattgattgattttttttaaatttttttattttttaaattgggcCAGTCACACCAGCGTTTGTTTTTTGCATGTGTTTTACTCGTGTGAACAAAATCTCATATACTTGAAGAtgtatggggattggcggcacgcagcaagtacgtatgtcgtgtgagcccggccttagtgagATGTACACTGTTCTAGTGATGCATGCTTTTATTCAGGTGTGAAGAGGAAGATGTGGACATGAGTGAAGATGCTTATACTGTATTGACAAGAATCGGTTTGGAGACCTCTTTGAGATACTCGATACAACTGATTACCGCTGCAAGCCTGGTCTGCAGGAAGAGGAAGGTGAGACATAAGTTACATCACACTGTGCTGGTGAAAATATTAATGTCCAGTTATGCCATTGTGCAAAGATGATGTGATGGATGAGGATTTGTACGATGTCATCACTTCTTAGGCCGCTATCATACATGTGTTCAGATAAATGCCACTCAAAACCGCACAAATGGTACAGCGTTTgatagcactttttaacgcatgAGTGATGAGGTGTGTGAAACgcaaaaacgcagaaaaatagaacagaaagCACTTGAAAATCACGGCGTTAGAAACGGTGCGTTTGAGCGCAGCTCTgcgaggccctattgaaatcattaGGAGCGTTGTACTGTTATTAGCACTGCGCTTGGGACGCTGCGTTAAGCACAGTAAATAGTGTCTGGTATGAGAGCCGCCTTATGATGTAGTTGGTACTTTAAAGTAGTTAGTGGAAGATTCTTCCTAGGTACAATAAACAAGTTGATAGCAACAAAGCAAATTCAAAAAATGCTAGTAAGATACATGACAAAACCCTTTCACTGCACTCTTCTGATTCCTGAGTATGATGTATGGAATATAGTGAGGTTCTCGCAGTAACTGGATGCTGGTTCCTTTTCAGGGTAATGATGTCCAAGTGGATGACATAAAGCGAGTTTACTCTCTGTTCCTTGATGAATCTCGATCAACACAATACATGAAAGAATACCAGGACGCCTTCATGTTTAATGAAATGAGTGAGTGTGTTTTCAAATAAGATATGGATTTAGTGGGCAATAATATTCCCAaactgatttatttattttttttctttttaaacctttttttaggagcatttttattctttcattTAAAGTGGCATTCTCTAATGACCATGGTAGCCAACTATTCCTTGTTTCCTCTGATTAGTGAAGTCTAATGATAATTGTTGGGCTGTCCTAATTCACATTAGATTTTTGACACATCCTGAAATCTGTTCGATCAACGGCTTTATCtgatgtgttttgtttttgctatatatagtattgtggttttatttaaaaaaaacaaaacaccaggaCAGTGGCAGAACCACAACAAATGTTTCAAAACCTTTCCAAAACAGCATTAAAAATGCAACTAAATCTCCATGTGGGAATAcagagttagggcttattcagacgactgtatatcatccgggtattcacgccggccaatttacggtcgtctgaataagcccttatagtcaATAGAAGCACATACAAGATAGAAGTCTTGACCAGACTAATTTTGGTAAAACTTTCATTCCTACATAAATAGATCTTGGAGAGGAAACTGCTTTACAACCTGGCCCAATGTAGTTTTCTAGGGCTGTGTACAATAAATCCTCCATTGCCGGACGACTACTTTTCCTGCATTCCGTTTTTTGCTCGGTTGGTTCTACTCCTAAGGTCTTCTTTACACAACCGTGTATACGCAGCTTTTGTAGCCACGTCAAAAAATCGCAACCATGTGAAGAACTGGAttccaatggattcattcacatgagcgtattatttttttttatttttttccgtaAATCGTGCAGTAAAAAATGGACATCTGTGaccgatttttttatttattaattttcttAATACAGTGCATGAAAAAATGGGTCTTGCCCTATCCTTTAACAAGATACGCTGGAGACTCCAATAGGCTtctatggccacctgcagacggccgggtcggatcccgctgcgagaattttcgcagcgggacccgacctgaggcCCTGCAGGGGCCAAtgtggcgctcacctctcccgcagctTCGGCTCTTTTATCAGCCGGCGCAGAATGGAGCCGGGGCGCCGGGAGAGACataaagcatgccgcgatttgttttccgcgtgtgttttgcaatcctatgcaggtgggcactGGTGGGAAATCGCGCCGCTGATTTCTTCAGCGGGCCtaagggagctgaaaaaaggagtgggagggagtttaacagcgtttAATGCTGAGAAatgattacagctggctctatttaagcatttgtagttattctgaggatttctgccgaccaaggGATTTCCGTACTGCAGCATTAATTTTTGCCGATCTGCTGAAACTgtccgtgtgaatggacaagaaaacgcaaatcaagattgggacttgatcgcagctttttttcccttttacccAATTTTATAGCTATCTGAAAAAATTGAAAGAGACCAGGAAGGCTGCGCATGACAACAAAACGCCAACTCACAGCGGTAAACCGCTGCGTtatacacatacgcccgtgtgagcccggccttcatTTTTATTATCTCTGGGTTCAGCTAATTGACAAGTGAAATCTGAAATGCTGTTTTCTTTTACTTCTGCAGAAGGAGACACCATGGACACCTCTTGATTTATAAGGATGAACGTGCGGCTTCTTATCACCCCTCTCTCCACTTTTGTTTAGTCCCTGTTCTTGTTACATGCCTTAATTTGCATTCCCTGTTCctttttaataaaaagaaaaaaaaaaagaggaaaaaaatctgCCTTCTGTATTATAAGTTTTTGGCTGTATTGCATATTGTGTGCTTTGGAGATGGGCATGCATATAAGAGAGCTGTCCGCACCACACCTGTTCATTACATCCACTATCTCTCCTGACTCCCCCCTAAACATGCACATGCTTGGCACCGAAGAGGAAAGTAAGTTGGTACCAGGCATCTCTGGCCGTGGCTTATCTCTTTGGGCACTAACCAAAAATGTTTCATCTTTCTTCAGCCATCTGCTGTCATGGGACACCGTACACATTCCGTCATTGGGCAATGCTTAACAGATTAGTGGATTCAATGCAGTTTGATTATTATATGGTCCGTTTTAGAGTAAATTTATATTCAGTTCTGCAGATTCTGTCACACTTGCTGTCCCAACAATGACCGCCTTGAGTGAACAGAGCCTAATTCTTTTCTTGATACGATTTGTATTTATCCCTGCCTTTGGCTAATATCCAGCAATGTGCAGTGTTTTTAGTGCATATAAAGGTAATAGTGTTGGGAGTCTTCTCAATCAGGACGCCTATCTCTACGTATATTAGCTAGAGACAGTCTTACATTGGTGAACAGTACAACATGTGTGCTAATGAATTTACGTGGGTGCATTTGCAGTGACGGCAGGGCACGGTGAGACCCCTGCCCCCCACTAATTAGCAGgtttcctatcctgtggatagggaataacttgtaattatgGTACAACgcctttaaagggggttgtcccgcgaaacaaagtgggggtatacacttctgtatggccatattaatgcactttgtaatgtacattgtgcattaattatgagccatacagaagttattcacttacctgttccgttgctagcgtcctcgtctccatggtgccgtctaattttcagcgtctaatcgccagattagacgcgcttgcgcagtccggtcgtcttcttttctgaatggggccgctcgtgccggagagcggctcctcgtagctccgccacgtcacgtgccgattccagccaatcaggaggctggaatcggcaatggaccgcacagaagccctgcggtccaccgagggtgaagatcccggcggccatcttcaccaggtaagtaagaagtcaccggagcacggggattcaggtaagcactgtgcggttttcttttttaacccctgcatcgggtttgtctcgcgccgaacagggggggggctattgaaaaaaaaaaaaacccgtttcggcgcgggacaacccctttaaagtctgtcATCTAAAATTCACATTCTAAACCAGCTTTAACACATGAGGGATGGACATACAGTTTCTGCTCTTAGTAATGACTCCGCTGTTCCGTAATCACTGTTTTGTAGCTCTCGCAGTGTGCTAATTCATTTCAAATAGTCTGGGTGGTCTTCTTCCATGCCTGGTCCAGACTTTCTCCCAGTTCCATCTCCGCATTCCACACCTCTTTGTAAATGATTGACGTCACTAGGTGATGCGATGTTTCCCACTCCTGTCTGGAAGTTGTGACTCTGCTTTACTTCCCTGGAAGCTTTGTAGAGAAAGTAATGCAAGACCGATTGCTCCAACAGGGCATGTCCTGATtccataaatgtggtgcaagcaGAGTGGGGATGCATAGCGTTTGGAAGCATCAATCATTAGCACAGGTGTGTGTTGCGTAGAGGGAGAGGGCCTGGACCAGGCAAGCaagaaaattgcattgcacttgcatgaagACCGCAATTGCAAAGCAGACGAGTCAGTGTGAAGACTATGGTTGCACCTGTCTGTCAATCACGGTTGAGAATGGGACATACCATGCGCTGTCCGACCTGTGGGAACAGTGGACCAGTACCAATGTGCTGTCCAGTGAGAGTTGTGCCTGGCATTCTATGGTCAGCTTGCGTACCGCTGTCTTTTAATGAGGTCTTGAGCAGACCAATGTCATGTTTATTGCCTAACTGTATATGGAACCGTACTTCCAGATTAGACTCTGGGAGAGATTTAGCAAAACTCCTTCCATTTTAAACCAGATTTCTGCTTTCAGTTTCAAAAGGGCTTCTTGA
Coding sequences within it:
- the RUVBL2 gene encoding ruvB-like 2, whose product is MATMATTTKVPEVRDVTRIERIGAHSHIRGLGLDDALEPRQVSQGMVGQLAARRAAGVILEMIKEGKIAGRAVLIAGQPGTGKTAIAMGMAQALGSDTPFTAIAGSEIFSLEMSKTEALTQAFRRSIGVRIKEETEIIEGEVVEVQIDRPATGTGAKVGKLTLKTTEMETIYDLGTKMIESLTKEKVQAGDVITIDKATGKITKLGRAFTRARDYDAMGSQTKFVQCPDGELQKRKEVVHTVSLHEIDVINSRTQGFLALFSGDTGEIKSEVREQINAKVAEWREEGKAEIIPGVLFIDEVHMLDIECFSFLNRALESDMAPVLIMATNRGITRIRGTNYQSPHGIPIDLLDRLLIISTSPYNEKETKQILKIRCEEEDVDMSEDAYTVLTRIGLETSLRYSIQLITAASLVCRKRKGNDVQVDDIKRVYSLFLDESRSTQYMKEYQDAFMFNEMKGDTMDTS